One region of Triticum aestivum cultivar Chinese Spring chromosome 6B, IWGSC CS RefSeq v2.1, whole genome shotgun sequence genomic DNA includes:
- the LOC123137791 gene encoding mitochondrial import inner membrane translocase subunit Tim13, with translation MDSFSSPSMSSSGSSPNPEALMEQIKAQLAQAYAQELLETVGNKCFAKCVTKPGSSMSGSESSCVSRCVDRYIEATGIVGRALFSHR, from the exons ATGGACTCCTTCTCGTCGCCGTCGATGTCGTCGTCAGGGTCGTCCCCCAACCCGGAGGCGCTCATGGAGCAGATCAAGGCGCAGCTCGCGCAGGCCTATGCCCAGGAGCTTCTCGAG ACCGTTGGGAACAAGTGCTTTGCGAAGTGTGTGACCAAGCCAGGATCAAGCATGAGCGGAAGCGAGAGCAGCTGCGTGTCACGCTGTGTTGATCGTTACATTGAGGCAACTGGCATCGTCGGCCGGGCTTTGTTCAGTCACCGTTAA